In the genome of Columba livia isolate bColLiv1 breed racing homer chromosome 1, bColLiv1.pat.W.v2, whole genome shotgun sequence, the window gCCTCAGATGGGAAATGAAATCTCTACTGAGAGACAATGTTTGATATAAAAATTTATTGTTTTCATGTAAAGGCAACTTTGCTAGAACCTACTCCTGCTTCAGTACCCCCTTATTCATCAACAGATTCTGCTCTCTGGtgtaaacaaaacacaagaaaagaggaaaatggaaagaggaATTGGACAGAATTTATTCAGGAACTGCCACTGCTGCACAAGTCAGAGaggggaagaaataaaacaaaggcaGGCAGTTCAGCCAGCTGAGATtaggtcatagttacaaagttcACAAGGGGCTCAGACCCAAacccacagagcagcagaggacTTCTTTGGGGTGCTTAGAGGCAAGGGAATAAAACTAGCAGTTCACATCAGTATTAGTTGCTAATGTATGGCAAAAGATCTCTATGAATCAAATCTCAGCACCCCTTCTACAGGACCATGATACTCAATATGCAGCACAATAAAATGACTAGATAAAACAGCTGTGTTTTTGCAATCATCTTTATACTGATGCCATACATTTGAATATAAATATGTATCAGCACTCAAGCTTGTTTTGATCATCCATGTGGCACTTAAATTCTCtaaagcaatataaaaaaatctatttcccCTCATTTTCATGATTGTTTTATGATGAATCACATATTAAGAGGCATGCCAGGAAAAGGAGCTTTCCTTCAATCTAAACTAAAATCCCTTTCTAAGCAGTCTTTCTGTGAGTCTTCCTAACCAGACTTCCAGATCTTGGAATAACAAGGACTACTCAGCAACTGAAACAAACTTTCCGGATCTTGGAATAACAAGGACTACTCAACAACTGAAACACAGTGACAACTTAGGTTGAGGTATACATTTTACCAAAACACATTTTGAGGCTAGCTGTGACATTTATTCTTCAAGTTTTTCCTAAAGGCtataaaattacttctgttGACAAATGCTTATCAGTTTTATtcaacaaaaatacattaatatttagTCACTTGCGCTGCATTCCTCTCAGTGTTGAGAAATGCtgtttcaaatttaaaatgtacagCCACATAACCACAACAGTACAGAGGTTGCTGCGGGCCTGGGATGGTGACTAATCAGTCAGGTGGCTGGATAGTACTATGCATCCAccataaactgttttttttggCACACAAGCCAGTTAGCTTCCTGCTAGCTCAGCTGCCTCCAAAACCAGCAATGCCTCTGTTTGCAGCGTAAGCAAGACAATAATTCCAGTggtaatatttaattttaaagaaccAATATATGTTTACCTTTCTACTCTGTTAGGCCCTCCACTTAGCTCGCAGGCTGACAGATCCAGGACATTCAGCTCCTTCACCGTGGAGCCAAAGCCTCCACTCAGCCTGCCCTGCTGGGACGGCCCTTCCACAAAGGCGGCCACGCCTCAGAAAAATGGGGTAACCGGTGCCACTGACAGCTAAATAGCCTCGTGGTTACAAGCACAAATTGTATTTTTTAGACGAATCTTTTTGGCTTTCACTTCATGAATCCTCTGCACCCATTCAGGAGCTGCTGTCCCGCCTTCGCGGGGGGATCAATAAACACTCAGCCCGCCGAccctttttccctctccctccccccgcccccgcctGAAAAGAAAGCCGTCTCTCCCTCCCTTCGCTCGGGACCAGGCAAGGCTCAGAGGCggctcccagcccctgcagcgAGCTTCTCGGCCATTTATCCTCCCACCCGGCTCCTGAGGTGTGGGCCTCGCCTCACTCGGGGTGGGCCGCTCTAGCGTTCGCCATCCCTGGGGCCAGCCCTCGCGGAGGCCCTATCCCTTCCCCAGCCACTCACGGGTAGAAGCTCAGTTTGCGCTGGTCCCTGGCGGTCTGGCCGCCCCGGTTCTTGCAGCAGGACGCGGCACAGTACCGCGGCATGGCGGCGCGGTCCGGGCCGGCCCGGAACCATCCACGCACTggcgggggcgcgggggggcgggAGTCACGGGGACAACGGCCACTCCCTCCGCCCCGCCCAGCGccggcagctgcagcagggccGTCCGCGTGCGCGGCGTCACGTGTGTCCGGGCGGCCAATGGCGCAGCGCTTCGTGTAGGAACCGCGGTTGCGGCGCTGCGTGGGGAGGGTCCGCGCGAGCGCTGGCGGCGGTTGGGCGGGAGCGGCGCGCTGAGGGGCAGCGGCAGCGGTGCTGGCGGCCGAGAGTGAGGGCTCAGGTGAGGGGAACGGCGGGACCGGGCCTGCCCTCTGCCCTCGGCGGCGAGGGGGTGGCAGCGAAGCGCTTGAGCcgctggagaaggggagaagggcTTGGGGAAGACGGAGGGGTGTTGAGGTAACTGGAGGGAAGACGGACGCGGAGGGGCCGGAGAGGTTAGGGGGGGCTCGGGTGGTTGCAGAAGGGGAGGACTGGGAAAAGGTGGGCGCTGGGAGTCAGTCTGGTGGATTTATTTGCCCTTTGGGCTCTCGCTTCTCGCTAGGCCCATCTGCTGTGGTGTTCCCAAGCCTGGCCGACTTGTAGGTGGGACAGCGTCCCTTAGTGTCGCTGGTATCATCCGAGCTCTGGATCGGCCTTGCGCTGTGGTGCGGCTGCAGCGAGGGTCATTGGGGTCTGGTAGGGACGATGGTGCCAGGGGAAGCTCTGTCTCTTTTCCCAGTTCTCCAGAGCGAGATTCAGGAGCCTTCTATATTTGCTTTCTGGTCAGTATAGCAGAGGCCAAGTGAAATACAAGTTGTGGAGTTTGACGGACTTTTCTGTGGCTGGTTGTGGATTAGGAGACTTGCTTACTCATTGGGTTAGTCGTGATATGAGAACCAATGGAAAACTTCGGTAACTTTCTTACTACTAAGAAATAGTTTGCAAAGCTAATTATGTGACAACAGAATTCCACTGGATGGTCCATTGCAATTCAGGTAATCGAAGCAGTAGTGATGCTGTGGATTTGCTGAGTATGTGAGACTTTGTGACTGTAAGCATTTACCTAAGATCTTTGTTAGTTACTTTAAAAGACAGATGGAATAGTGTATTTGCATTGTAAGACAGAAGTAGCTCCTTATGTTCTATATGTGACATTTTATTGCAAATACATCATCCTTAAACATCATTTAATCTTGCAGCTATTGATAAATGTTGATAAATTGATAAAAAGCTGATTGTTATCATCTCTATAGTACTTTTGATAAATATGAGACATTATACTTCTTATACCAAGATTAATAGTAGTTCAGATCTGTAGCTACTTATCCAAGAGACTTAAATAAACTGTGTTAATAAAATCTCTAACTTTATTGCTACATGTACCTAAATAAAATGTAGTTTTCCATAATTGTTAGGAGGGACTGTTTTGTGACATGAGCTTAATGTCAGGGAATATACAGACCTTAGTGAGTTCTGGAATGTGTTTTAAGTAACTACCGCATTTAGCTGGGAAAGTGAAACTTATCTGCCCCTTTTTGATTTGGAAACTGAGGGAGAAGAGACATAAGCAGAATAAGTATTTTAAAGAGACTTCATTTTGAAAGTGATTGTGAAAAATAGTTAGGGATGACAGGAGGTCAAGGTTGGAGGGTAACATCTTAGTTAACAGTAGCAGCACTAAGATGCTGGCAGCATATAAATAGGCCTTTTCTAAAAAGTGAATTCAGTAATTGATTATAGTGTCTAAACATAGGACTTACTATGTCTTTGTGATAACCTTATAAGTTTAAAATGCTGCTTATAttggattttcattttaatttcattttattcttatatttgggttttgttgaGTTGTTCAAGGGCAGCGTTAAATGTGTTTacgttatttaaaaaaacctctgaaacttaagtgctgtttttttttaaaatgctttagaaATCCAGATAAACCTAGGGGAAGTATAGCATAGAATCACATTAAATAAATCCTAAtataaaaatgtagaaaaaggaaaacttaagCGTAATTCATTATCAAGAATAAGTGAAGTTGAAAAGGTTAGGCAGAGCAGAAGCCTTTTAGGGAGTAACTTGATGTTTTCAGGCTCTAATGAACTTGGGAATTATAAAAGACAGTTTGACTCTTAATGAAGGACATCAACTGCTCTTTTTAGCACTTTTCAGTGTTAATAGTAGAAGTGGGGAGGTTAGCCTCAAGAGAATGCAGCAGGTGATTATATAAGCAAAAGGTACAAGGAAATTaagtaaaaagtaatttcatatGTGAGATGAGGACATGAATCTGTACCAAAGTGTGAAACAATGTATATGTGTGTAGTTCTTAGTCCCCAAGTGTCAAAGTTTCACATTAGCGAACTGGTGAGAGAAAGATGTGTAGAAAAGCTTTGGAAGGGCTTGTACTAATGTCTGGTATCATGCACGAAGAATACTGAAAAGAACTGTCCATTTGGTATCTAAGTACACTGATCAAAATACTATTTGTTTCAACTGCTGTGCTTTAACACTTGATATCATGCAGGCTGCTAGCCAAATAAATTCTTAAGAGGGCATTGGCACATTAATCTTATGATGCTTTTGCTCTTGCCTCATAATGTTCATTTTAGTCCCCCAACTTGCCTGTTATAGcctattatatttttttcttgttgttgtttttctccagtttttGGTGCTTGGgtgttaattttctttagtGTGTATGGATTTTCTATTAAAGGCTTAATTATCTTAATTGTCTTTTAGACTATGCATGACAAATGTTTGGGCTACTTACTGTCTAAAAGTATTCTAACTTTAATGGTACTCACACTGCAAGGCTAGATTATTCAACTTTCAGGAAAGTACTGCCATTCATCTACTTGAGTTGTATTTACGGTACACTCAAATCAGTGTAATCGGGTGAGGGGAACATGTTACTTCGGGCATGTTCAAGGCTCTGTTCTATATCCTGCTGGTTAGGTGACAGTCAGCATTCTGTCTTTGAACACTCgtgtttctgtcttctgtgtttttaatataatatcCACAGGCctaggaaaataatttgatcTCTCCTTCTAATAGGAAGAACTCACTTTCTCCTTCATAAAAATTGTGAAAGAACATGTGGCTACAaggaaatgattttttttcttatgactTATTTATGCCACAGCTTTTTCCATAAGTTCTAGCatcagtttgttttaaaatgtaagttTTTGACACATATGTTGCTGAAAAAAAGTTACAGCTTTTAATTATTGTTGAAACTGCTTGTCTTATATAAAGATTTATTCTTTGAGTTCAGTTCACACACTGAGAGTTTCAGATGCAAACCCTTATGAAGTGATACTTACCAGATGAATGTTTTGATATCAAAGATgtggtagttttttttttttttttttttttatttagagtACAATCTAATATGAAAGTAAGCTAAGCCCAGCCCATTGTAAAGGAAAATGTGTCCTACTAGACTGAACTCTGTACTTTAAAGGAGTGTTTTACACCTTATCATGTTCACCTTAGGTCAGTTAAATGACCTTCTGAAGCTGAGCATGAGTGTCTAAGTCTTGTCTTCCTGTGCCACAGTCAGTCTTTAGGCCAGTTGTGTTTTCAGGCTCTTACTATTGCAAGAGCTAATCAGTGAATTGGTCTTCCAGTACTGAGTGGGTTTTTCAACCTGTGCTTAATTTAGAGCTGCTATGTTTATGGTCCTAGAACTCAAGGATTAGTTTAAAGCTAGTTCAGCTATGCCAGCATGAACAGTGAAATATATTGTATATTTGCTTCAACAGCTGTGTGGGAAATGTGCATTTAAGGATAGGTGGAAAAGATGAACACCAAAGCATGTTTGTGATGTATATGAAATGTGAATTTGTAGtattttcatttacatattCTGTGATTATGAAACTAGGGGAAGAGAGTTTGACAGTTGTGAAAAAACATACTTACATGTCTGTCACTGAGTGACTCTTGAAACATACAGGTCTTCCTCTTCTAGCTCATAGTTGTACCTTAAGTTGTGGAACCTGAAATAAGTTGTTCTTCAagtacatttctttttctttctaggaGCTAGAGAAATGGCAACTACACAATCTGTCTTCACATTTGCTCTCTGCATTTTAATGATAATAGAATTAATACTGGCCACAGAGAGCTATTATGATATCTTAGGAGTTCCAAAAAATGCATCTGACCGCCAGATCAAGAAGGCGTTTCACAAGCTGGCTATGAAATACCACCCAGACAAAAATAAGAGTCCTGGTGCAGAAGCAAAATTCAGAGAAATTGCTGAAGGTAATATACGCTAACCTAAGTCTTAATAATTTGACACATGGCTTATATATCTGTGAGCAAATGTGGTGACTTAAGTATACTGTGTTTTTACTGAATAAGAggtaaaacctttttttttttcttaattctgctTGTGATGTCAAATGTCCAGTATCAATATCTGACTTGTTTCTGTGTCCTTATACATCGGCAGGCTGCTTACACTGTTTATGTGTTCCTGCTTATTGGGCTTTTTGGCCTATGCCTCTTGCTCTTACTTGGCAGCAGGGCAACTTGAGCCCTAGGAgattaattcttattttttgatCTGTCTAGCAAGATCCAACTCAGGATTACTAGAGCTTCAGGGTGGCCTAACAGCAGCCTCCCAGTAACTGAGGAGATTACAACCCCCACACACATAGTAAGGTGCTTCAGTTGTTCCTGGTGGAAGTGCAAGAAACAAGAGGTGAAAGAGgttataaggaaaaaaactttTTCACCTGGAGGACAGGCCGGCGTTGGAACAGGTTGCTTAGAGAGGTTGTACAGTCTCCAACCTTGGAGATTTTTCAGTAATTAGTAGATAAAGCCCTGAGTAACCTAGTCTGATTTTGTAACTGACACTACTTTAAGTAGGAGTTTAGAGTAGAGACCTTCTGCGGTcacttccaacctgaattatccTGTGATAATAAACCATTTGTAAGAGTTTTGTGATAAAATACAGTGGTGGAAGCAAATAATTGAGAATAGCAAAAGGCTTGctgtaaaaaatgttttcccacTTCTGAGAAAGTGAAAGGCAGGGACAGTCTTGTTAGATATGTACTGCGGTTGTTAGCTTCTATTACAGGTGGAACTGGGAACTCTTAAGTGTTGAAGTATATAGAATAGTTGCAAGCCTTTGAAAGATAAGAAAATGGAAGCATTTAAAATACCTGATTTTATCAGAATGGGTATATTATCTGTCTGAGTTTCTGCTTTGGAACACCTGTAGCTGTAGTTCTGTACCAAAGAGCAAATTGAAACCTAATTTCCATTTCAGGTGTATCCAAACATAAAATCTAGATTTATTGTTGAGCTTTTGACATAGAGGAAAttaattccttttgttttatcTCTTTGATGTTTGACTTGTCGTTTAGTTGTAACTGTGGTGTAGCTAGAACTTGCTGGCTGGCAAATAGTTTTGCAGACATTGCACTATTTTTCTGTCATAGGAGTGCAGCAGACAGTTCATTTTGTTAGATAGAGCTCCTAATTCATCCTCTCTCTTTTACAGTCTTTCTGATTGCCATATGTCattgctattttctttcaaatataaaCACTAACCTTTATTGCTAGTTAAACTATGTTGTATTTTGTGAATTTACAATTTTGAGAATATAACCTGTCCTCATAGTATAgctatatttattattataaataaataactattTATTATGCAATGGCTTGAATTGGATTGGAAAAAGTTAAACAGATGTTGAGCTTGATGGGTCTTGCATGTTGAATGGAAGTCTTGCTTGAAATTTGTCCTGTTGAGAGACAAGGAGAAAGTTgctgttctttgtgtttttttttttcttttttctttttttttttttttttttaatgagaatgtaaataaactttttaactttttttttttaattgaaatagcATATGAAACATTGTCAGATGAGAATAAACGAAGAGAGTATGATCAGTTTGGCCGTCATGGAGGACAAGGAAATAATGGAAGCCCGTTCCATCAGTCATTTAATTTTGACTTTGATGATCTCTTCAAAGACTTTGACCTCTTTAGTCAGAACTCACGGTCCaaaaagcactttgaaaatCACTTCCGAAGCCATCGGGAAGCTCACAATCGGCAAAGACGTTCTTTCCAAGAGTTCTCCTTTGGAGGTGGACTGTTTGATGATGTGtttgaaaatatggaaaaaatgttttcgTTTAGTGACTTTGAAAATGCACACCGACACGCGGTGCGAACTGATGCCAGGTTTCACGGATCCAGCAAGCACTGTAGGACTGTCACTCAGAGACGAGGAAACATGGTTACCACGTATACAGACTGTTCTGGACAAtaatgtttcctttcttttcatctctctttttctttcaacatCTTCGTAAtctttcttggttttgtgctaacatggaaagaaaaataaatctttgaacTGTTTGTTCTAAAAACACTTAACTGCTGTAAAGAAATTGTAGATGAAACTAATCTTCAGAATAGGAACAACATGCATTTGGGAAGTTGATGTCTCAGTAACTACTTAGAATGGGAGAGAAATAATGTCATGTGACAAAAgaaattatatgtattttagTTTAGTAAACACTTTATAAATTTGAACTTCAACacaagatatatatttttaatttcagaaatgtaatataatttttttcatatatgcCAATTTAGGACTGTTTGAGTTACTGGTGTATGGTTTGCAACAGAGGAGATACTTGTGAAGTGCTGCTTTTATCACATCTTTCAAAGTTTTCACTTGCTATTTTTACTGGATACAGACTTATTGGGCAAATCAGATAATCCACACAAAATAGCAGCAGAAATATGGCTTAACCTGGGTCTTCGTCACTCTGTCCAGCATTGCAaactttcaaatttaaaaaataacaagaagatTGTACTTGACCTGAGAGCGATGTAGGAATTACTTTTATTTCCGGATGGTCTTTCAGTGGTCTGAAAAGGTTTTAGGATTTGAGTTACCCTTGACTTACTTAAGGGATATTCACGTAAGCTTGTGTGCACACAaggtctgatttttttcttccaaaatacatATATCTCTCTAACAATGTTTGGAAGAGCATACTGAAAACACTCTTATTTTATGCTTATTATGTTACCATGTGTGCAATGTAGTTTCCATAGCTCAGTTTATTGAACTTAAATACTCCTCTGTGCTCTTGTTAACTTAAACAAGATAAACTTGCCTGCAGATTCTAGTGTTTCTGGAATGgtctaaatgaaaaatacattttctttaggTTGACAGATTTATTACCTGTCACCAGGAATTTTTCAGTGTTGCGATTTGAAAGGTAAATTCTTAGCATAAACAtagtaaaactgaaaattacaATTGTTGTATTAATGTAATGCCTTGTGGTGCTGGAGTCTGATAATAAGGGCGGTACTGAGGGGTATCAATTTTGGCACCATGGAAATCCATAACTGTTCTAAACTacttaaaactaaataaaacccaaccaaacaaaaaacaactcgCAGCAAAATCCCTGAATATTTTAACCAATGTCAATCCAAgagttctgttttattttttaactagtCCTACAGGTTTAGCATATTAAATTGGTTCCCCTTAATGAGATTGCTCGCACCCACATACTGCCATCCCTCTAGAACTGTGAGATAAGAATTTACCTTTCAGATTAATTGCATGAGTGAAATGACCATTTTGGACAGCAGTGTTTTAATAGGCTTTGAGTTCTTAAAgtcttttgaaaaacagatttaaCCCTTCACTTCTCAGATTGATATTGAAAGCTGCCTGTTTGCTAAGTAACTTTAATCTTCCTCTTGAGGGTATGTATTAATGCTTGTTCAGTTTTCATTCACTAAATACTTGGAGTAGATTGTTGCATTATATTaagtgcttttccttttccatgttctttatttattaatagACTAATACCTCATATTATGGTCTTTTTATAAAAAGCCAGTAATTTGTGCAACATTATCGGAATGTGCAATAGTCTTATGGTAGGACAAGTGCTGGAGTGAGTGTGTTTGTGTTATTTCCATCCTTTTTCTGTGTAAGTAGAgatttttagtttcttctttgtAATTAAGATATGATTCAACCAAAAGTTGTAAGTCATGcagatttctgcctttttttctttaatgtactCCATCAGTCCTGTGCATGAATCGAATTATCTGCCTGATTCATATCATATTGTTATCCAAGTGAACAGATTTTTAACTTAAAGTTCTGAATTACTTGCACaaatttaaagttattttagggggtatttctgtttgcatttgagAATTATTAATGCTGATAAGGCTTTGGAAGTATGCAGcctttattattaaatataagGAAGTATTAGTGAACGTCCTTTAGGGATGATGACTTCTGGAACTTAAAGGTGAGAGGCAACTCTAGAAGAAGGATACAAAGAGAAAATGTTAATGCCTTAATCTtgtgaatattttcttcattaaaaaaaaaatcttaagtgtgggagaaagaatatttaaagtTTCTACTAGAACCAAACCACTGACTTCTCCAAACATAGTCTTCTCTAGTTGTGAACTTGGCTCCATTCCCTAATCTTAAGTAGAGGAATAAAAGCTAAAAGGAGCACTGTAAATTGTAGGAGGTGGAGCCACCCCCAagactgaagtatttttcaaatgtgacTGTATGAGTTCACTGTCTGTCAGGATAAGCTTTTAGGTAAAAATCAAGGGTCATTGGCTACTTCTAAGTTAGCTTTCCCTCTTTGAGGATGCTCCAGACTTTATTTGTACTAAGTGTACTTGTTTTCCTTAACTCTTTAAAGTCAAAGTATGAAAAGGATAATAAAATGATAGGGTTGCTAGTTTTCTAGATGATAGACTAGGCAGAGGTCTTTTTAAGGTACTATTTTTATCTGCTTCCATATTAGTTCTCTTAATCACTTGTCTTCAGAAAACCAACAGATACTTGCTATTCCTATGTTTTTTCTAAGTGGcctttctgcttgttttggttgttgATCCAAGGTAAAATCCAAAGGAGAGCTCGTTGATATCTAAGAGTCCCGGTATGCCTTGAATAGACTTTAGCTGAAGAGAGTCAGGCAGGCTTTCCTCAGCCAGCAGTCTTCAGTCAGTCTTCAGTTCCATGGCTGCCAGAACACAAGCTTGCAAAACATGTTGTGCTTCTCACTTCTTCAGAGCTCTTGCACATTCTTTGCCTATTTATAGTGTTTGCTTCATGGCAGGCTCTCCAGCGGAAGTCTCGGTATAACCTTCTGACACCCCTGACTTCAGAAGTTTGCCATCTTTGATCTCCATATCTTGTGAaaacacacagatttttttgttgttgttgttgtgtgagAGTGAAAAGTACAATTCTTTACGATTTTTTGAAAGACATTTATGCATATGCAACTCCAAATGGTTGGGTTTCTAAAACTTTACAAAATAgtgttttttcatgtttattttttcccattataCTTTTGAAACACAGTATCTAGTGGAGATGAAACTACTGTAAACTTAATTAGGGTGCCATTACATTAAACATGTGAAAATTGTTTGTGtgtgatgtctttttttttttctcccccctcgCTCTGTTCTTCAAGATGTAGATGGAAGCCAGATTCAGGTGGGTTGTGTGGCACTTGTGTTTTATAGAACATTTTGACCACTCCGTTTTCTCTGAATGGCATGACTGGTTTGGCAGAGAGAAGGATGTGGGGCTGGAAGAAATTGTCTTAGTTTTACCTAGTCTGTTTTTCTTAGAGATGTTGGGAGTTGTGAGGATTTCAGGCACTATGCCTGTAAACCAAGCAGATGACAAGGCCTGTGCAAAAGGGTCTTTTCCTGAGAGGCAGAGGGCCTCTGCCTTGAGAACTGTTTGGTCTTTGCCCACAGCCTGTGCTCCCACCACCCTGCTGGGTTGCACAAGGGCAGTAGGACTAGCACTAATTGGCCTGGATTGTGACTGGAAAGTGATGATTCTGAAGACAGGGTTAGGATGCTGTCATGCTGGTTTGAAAGTTGACTGCAAGGCTGTGCCTGCATGTTCTTGTTTTCTGGGTCTACTCCTTAGCAGGTGGAAGGTAGGAAAGTTTTGGGATTTGGGATGTCTCATCAGGCAATTTCTCATTAGAACCAGCTTCCCAGGAACCTAAACAGATCTGCCATCTTAACAAGGCAAAACCAGATTTTGAGTGTTAAATGTGTTGGACGCAATGGGACATCTGTGTAATCATTTTGTGCTGAggggtgtgggttttttttaattatttataaatttaaaaatcccaTTGGGAGTTTCTGTTGGACTTGAAACAAAAACTGTGTGTAGAGTACCTTGACTGTGCCACGTATGGGGCTCTTTTCACAACAAAATGCTGTTCAGAATGCCATTTGCTCTGGTGGCTGATGTGGTCAGAACGGTGATTTGTACAGCCGTGCTGTTGACTTTGTAGTGTGGGCACCTGTTCCTTCAAGGGGCTGGACAGAGACCAGCTTTGTAGAGAGCACTTAGCAGTTGTGGTATCAACTGACTGTCAGTCCTAGCATAAATCTGAATCAGATCCAGGTTAAGGCTGTGACTCATCCTTGATTCCAGTTTGGTgaaaaaagaacacacaaaCCCCCCTGCTTTGAAGTGATGTACTCTAAAGGTTAAGCACAGTGgaaaacaatgttttacatGGGGAACATTACCTATTGAGCAGTGGCGTTTCATTCAACAGCATCTATATTGAGAACTGTGGTAACACTGAAATGAGGGTTACTGCTTGTGTCATTCATGCTGTGGTTGCAGTCACACCAAAAGGTGCTGTGGAGGAGCTCAGGACACCAGGGATGGCTGCGGTATTCTACCAAGACTTTGAGACACCAGCTGGAGATGGTGGACCATCTTTTCCAAGTAGTTTTTCTGGGGCAGTCCACCGAGGAATGAATGTATGTCTGGTATCAATGTAGATATAGTCCTAGTTCTTCTGGTGGAGGGAAGGGctggggtttttattttgacTTGTGTTGCAGGTCTGTTTGGGGTCTGAGTTGTGTGTTTCTCTAGGCTGGCAAAAACCAATGCACTTCTCAAAGGTATCCATGAGGAGAATGAGGGAGGTGCCTGGCCCACCTTTGCTCTGCCTGACACCCCCTTTCTCCAGCCATAGGCAGGTAGCGGGGGGGTGCCGTCAGAAATCCTGATTGTGGTTGGCTGCTTTGGGGGTGCAAGCCTGACCTCAGAGCTCTCTGTGCTAGTAGAGACCCCTGGGGCCCTCCCATTGTATGGGTCTGATGCTTGGCCTTTGAAAATACTGCCCCAG includes:
- the DNAJB9 gene encoding dnaJ homolog subfamily B member 9 isoform X1 — translated: MVHCNSGAREMATTQSVFTFALCILMIIELILATESYYDILGVPKNASDRQIKKAFHKLAMKYHPDKNKSPGAEAKFREIAEAYETLSDENKRREYDQFGRHGGQGNNGSPFHQSFNFDFDDLFKDFDLFSQNSRSKKHFENHFRSHREAHNRQRRSFQEFSFGGGLFDDVFENMEKMFSFSDFENAHRHAVRTDARFHGSSKHCRTVTQRRGNMVTTYTDCSGQ
- the DNAJB9 gene encoding dnaJ homolog subfamily B member 9 isoform X2, translated to MATTQSVFTFALCILMIIELILATESYYDILGVPKNASDRQIKKAFHKLAMKYHPDKNKSPGAEAKFREIAEAYETLSDENKRREYDQFGRHGGQGNNGSPFHQSFNFDFDDLFKDFDLFSQNSRSKKHFENHFRSHREAHNRQRRSFQEFSFGGGLFDDVFENMEKMFSFSDFENAHRHAVRTDARFHGSSKHCRTVTQRRGNMVTTYTDCSGQ